From the Cervus elaphus chromosome 20, mCerEla1.1, whole genome shotgun sequence genome, one window contains:
- the ADORA3 gene encoding adenosine receptor A3 isoform X2, giving the protein MALADIAVGVLVMPLAIVISLGVTIHFYSCLLMTCLLMIFTHASIMSLLAIAVDRYLRVKLTVRYRRVTTQRRIWLALGLCWLVSFLVGLTPMFGWNMKLTAHKNLTFLPCQFRSVMRMDYMVYFSFFIWILIPLVVMCAIYFDIFYIIRNRLSQNFSGSKETGAFYGREFKTAKSLLLVLFLFALSWLPLSIINCIIYFNGEVPPTVLYLGILLSHANSMMNPIIYAYKIKKFKETYLLILKACVICQPSKSMDSSIEQTSE; this is encoded by the exons ATGG CCCTGGCTGACATTGCTGTTGGAGTGCTGGTTATGCCTTTGGCCATTGTCATCAGCCTGGGCGTCACGATCCACTTTTATAGCTGCCTTCTCATGACCTGCTTGCTGATGATCTTCACCCACGCATCCATCATGTCCTTGCTAGCCATTGCTGTGGACCGATACCTGCGGGTCAAGCTCACAGTCAG ATACAGGAGAGTCACCACGCAAAGAAGAATATGGTTGGCTCTGGGCCTTTGCTGGCTGGTGTCATTCCTCGTGGGATTGACCCCCATGTTTGGCTGGAACATGAAACTGACAGCGCACAAAAATCTCACCTTCCTACCCTGCCAATTCCGTTCGGTCATGAGGATGGATTACATGGtctacttcagtttcttcatttggatCCTCATTCCCCTGGTTGTCATGTGTGCCATCTACTTTGATATCTTCTACATCATCCGGAACCGACTCAGTCAGAACTTTTCTGGCTCCAAAGAGACAGGTGCATTTTATGGGCGGGAGTTCAAGACAGCCAAGTCTCTGTTACTGGttcttttcttgtttgctttGTCCTGGCTGCCtttgtccatcatcaactgcaTCATCTACTTTAATGGTGAAGTGCCACCAACTGTGCTGTATTTGGGCATCCTGCTGTCCCACGCTAACTCCATGATGAACCCTATCATCTATGcttataaaataaagaagttcAAGGAAACCTATCTCTTGATCCTCAAAGCCTGTGTGATCTGCCAGCCCTCTAAGTCCATGGACTCAAGCATTGAGCAGACTTCTGAGTAG
- the ADORA3 gene encoding adenosine receptor A3 isoform X1, translated as MPVNSTAVLLANVTYITVEILIGLCAIVGNVLVIWVVKLNPSLQTTTFYFIVSLALADIAVGVLVMPLAIVISLGVTIHFYSCLLMTCLLMIFTHASIMSLLAIAVDRYLRVKLTVRYRRVTTQRRIWLALGLCWLVSFLVGLTPMFGWNMKLTAHKNLTFLPCQFRSVMRMDYMVYFSFFIWILIPLVVMCAIYFDIFYIIRNRLSQNFSGSKETGAFYGREFKTAKSLLLVLFLFALSWLPLSIINCIIYFNGEVPPTVLYLGILLSHANSMMNPIIYAYKIKKFKETYLLILKACVICQPSKSMDSSIEQTSE; from the exons ATGCCTGTCAACAGCACTGCTGTGCTCTTGGCCAACGTTACCTATATCACTGTGGAGATTCTCATCGGGCTCTGTGCCATAGTGGGCAATGTGCTGGTCATCTGGGTGGTCAAACTGAACCCTAGCCTGCAGACCACCACCTTCTATTTCATTGTCTCCCTAGCCCTGGCTGACATTGCTGTTGGAGTGCTGGTTATGCCTTTGGCCATTGTCATCAGCCTGGGCGTCACGATCCACTTTTATAGCTGCCTTCTCATGACCTGCTTGCTGATGATCTTCACCCACGCATCCATCATGTCCTTGCTAGCCATTGCTGTGGACCGATACCTGCGGGTCAAGCTCACAGTCAG ATACAGGAGAGTCACCACGCAAAGAAGAATATGGTTGGCTCTGGGCCTTTGCTGGCTGGTGTCATTCCTCGTGGGATTGACCCCCATGTTTGGCTGGAACATGAAACTGACAGCGCACAAAAATCTCACCTTCCTACCCTGCCAATTCCGTTCGGTCATGAGGATGGATTACATGGtctacttcagtttcttcatttggatCCTCATTCCCCTGGTTGTCATGTGTGCCATCTACTTTGATATCTTCTACATCATCCGGAACCGACTCAGTCAGAACTTTTCTGGCTCCAAAGAGACAGGTGCATTTTATGGGCGGGAGTTCAAGACAGCCAAGTCTCTGTTACTGGttcttttcttgtttgctttGTCCTGGCTGCCtttgtccatcatcaactgcaTCATCTACTTTAATGGTGAAGTGCCACCAACTGTGCTGTATTTGGGCATCCTGCTGTCCCACGCTAACTCCATGATGAACCCTATCATCTATGcttataaaataaagaagttcAAGGAAACCTATCTCTTGATCCTCAAAGCCTGTGTGATCTGCCAGCCCTCTAAGTCCATGGACTCAAGCATTGAGCAGACTTCTGAGTAG